A single genomic interval of Hominilimicola fabiformis harbors:
- the cas2 gene encoding CRISPR-associated endonuclease Cas2, translating to MMTLVSYDVSTVDAAGRKRLRKVAKECVNYGQRVQNSVFEVDVDYGTFLKLKDRLMKIIDEEQDSLRFYYLGNNWKRRVEHIGAKETYDPEGSLIL from the coding sequence ATGATGACTTTGGTAAGTTATGATGTGTCAACTGTCGATGCGGCAGGCAGGAAAAGACTTCGCAAGGTTGCAAAGGAATGTGTTAATTACGGACAAAGAGTGCAAAATTCTGTGTTTGAAGTTGATGTTGATTACGGAACATTCTTGAAATTAAAAGATAGACTTATGAAAATTATTGATGAAGAACAAGATAGCCTTCGATTCTATTATTTGGGTAATAATTGGAAGAGGAGAGTGGAGCATATAGGTGCAAAGGAAACATATGACCCTGAGGGCAGTTTGATTTTGTGA
- the cas1c gene encoding type I-C CRISPR-associated endonuclease Cas1c gives MRKLLNTLYVTNENIYMTLDGENVVCKENNEVKLRLPFSNIEAIFCFSYLGCSPALMGKCADYGIPINFISPSGRFLARVQGASHGNVLLRKRQYELFSKPPALLRQNTVAAKLANTKSVVKRTLKDYPQIDEDGKLTHCIERLDGCIKSVYITDDYDGILGTEGNGAKAYFDVFDSLILHQKDDFCFAMRSKRPPLDRVNAMLSFLYTIFTREYAAALESVGLDSYMGFYHSLRPGRESLACDLVEEGRCIVERFVLTLINLKIIKPEDFDVQLSGAVFLNDDGRKKVLSKWQEKKRTDMIHPYLKEKIPIGLLPYVQSMLLAKFVRGEIDEYPCYLAK, from the coding sequence ATGAGAAAACTTTTGAATACTTTGTATGTCACGAATGAAAATATATACATGACTCTCGACGGCGAAAATGTTGTATGTAAGGAAAATAATGAGGTTAAATTACGACTTCCGTTTTCAAATATTGAGGCAATATTTTGTTTCAGCTATCTTGGCTGTTCGCCTGCACTCATGGGAAAGTGTGCCGATTACGGCATACCGATTAACTTCATATCTCCGTCAGGCAGATTTTTGGCTCGCGTGCAGGGTGCGTCACACGGAAATGTGTTGCTGAGAAAACGTCAATACGAACTTTTTTCAAAACCGCCTGCACTTTTAAGACAAAATACCGTTGCCGCAAAATTGGCGAATACAAAAAGTGTTGTGAAAAGAACGCTTAAAGATTATCCGCAAATTGATGAGGACGGCAAGCTGACTCATTGTATAGAACGCTTGGACGGTTGTATTAAAAGCGTGTATATCACAGATGATTATGACGGCATACTCGGTACGGAGGGGAACGGTGCAAAGGCATATTTTGATGTGTTTGACAGCCTTATTCTTCATCAAAAAGACGATTTCTGTTTTGCAATGAGAAGTAAAAGACCTCCGCTCGATAGGGTGAATGCAATGTTGTCGTTTTTATATACGATTTTTACCCGTGAATATGCGGCGGCACTTGAAAGTGTGGGATTGGACAGTTATATGGGATTTTATCATTCGCTTCGCCCCGGACGTGAATCGCTTGCGTGTGATTTGGTCGAGGAGGGGAGATGTATTGTTGAAAGATTTGTGTTGACATTAATAAATCTTAAAATTATTAAACCCGAAGATTTTGATGTACAGTTAAGCGGTGCAGTTTTCTTGAATGATGACGGCAGGAAAAAGGTGCTCTCAAAATGGCAGGAGAAAAAACGTACCGATATGATACATCCGTATTTGAAGGAAAAAATCCCTATTGGACTTTTGCCGTATGTGCAAAGTATGTTGCTTGCAAAATTTGTGCGTGGTGAAATTGACGAGTATCCGTGTTATTTGGCAAAGTAG
- the cas4 gene encoding CRISPR-associated protein Cas4: MINIRTIQHYMYCPRRFGLLEIENAWAENVSVVLANIMHENVHSGKHQFKSNNKVVLSSVTLYNDELGLYGVADCIEFCKNKDGVPIDGLDGKYTVRLVEYKPTQPKDGSIRETDAIQVFAQKLCADYIWKCNSEGCIYYADTKKRVKMPFDEEYDRYKALLDDLVGKMQNVMESGVIPPKIKGQKCSGCSIKDLCMPKTKKYSIKQLIEEDCV, translated from the coding sequence ATGATTAATATAAGGACAATACAGCATTATATGTATTGCCCGAGAAGATTCGGATTGCTTGAAATTGAGAATGCTTGGGCTGAAAATGTTTCGGTTGTGTTGGCGAATATTATGCACGAAAACGTACATTCAGGCAAACACCAATTCAAAAGCAATAACAAGGTTGTTTTAAGCTCGGTTACTTTGTATAATGATGAACTTGGTTTGTATGGCGTTGCGGATTGTATAGAGTTTTGCAAAAATAAAGACGGCGTACCGATAGACGGTCTTGACGGAAAGTACACTGTCAGACTTGTGGAATACAAGCCTACACAGCCTAAAGACGGCTCTATAAGAGAAACTGACGCGATACAGGTGTTTGCTCAAAAATTGTGTGCGGACTATATTTGGAAATGCAACAGTGAGGGGTGCATATATTATGCCGATACAAAAAAACGTGTGAAAATGCCGTTTGATGAGGAGTACGACAGGTATAAAGCATTGCTAGATGATTTGGTCGGTAAAATGCAAAACGTAATGGAAAGCGGTGTTATTCCTCCAAAAATAAAAGGTCAAAAGTGCAGTGGTTGCTCGATTAAAGATTTGTGTATGCCTAAAACGAAAAAGTACAGCATTAAACAGCTTATTGAGGAGGATTGCGTATGA
- the cas7c gene encoding type I-C CRISPR-associated protein Cas7/Csd2 yields MEPIKNRYEFTVIFDVENGNPNGDPDAGNMPRIDPETSAGLVTDVCLKRKIRNFVEIFKEDEPYYNILVKPDKALNTKFTEAYEVIGEKTGQKGKNPEAVRAARDYICQNYFDVRTFGAVMSTGNDPCGIVRGPVQISFAKSVDPIFTQDITITRQARTNESDSATMGRKSIVPYGLYRADGYVSAMLAQKITKFSEEDLELLWKAIINMFEHDRSAARGKMCVRKLYVFKHDSLLGNAPANVLFDKIVISKKDGVEVPRSFNDYEITVDKNMPEGVELQEKS; encoded by the coding sequence ATGGAACCAATTAAAAACAGATACGAATTTACAGTTATTTTTGATGTAGAAAACGGAAATCCCAACGGTGATCCCGATGCAGGCAATATGCCGAGAATTGATCCCGAAACGTCGGCAGGACTTGTTACAGATGTGTGCTTAAAGAGAAAAATTCGCAACTTTGTGGAAATTTTTAAAGAAGATGAGCCGTATTATAATATTCTAGTAAAGCCTGATAAGGCACTTAACACAAAATTTACGGAGGCATATGAGGTAATAGGCGAAAAGACAGGTCAAAAGGGTAAAAATCCTGAGGCGGTAAGAGCAGCAAGAGATTACATATGTCAAAATTATTTTGATGTAAGAACATTCGGTGCGGTTATGAGTACAGGTAACGACCCATGCGGTATTGTCAGAGGTCCTGTTCAGATTAGTTTTGCAAAGAGTGTTGATCCGATATTTACACAGGATATAACAATTACAAGACAGGCAAGAACAAATGAAAGTGATAGTGCTACTATGGGCAGAAAGAGCATAGTACCGTATGGCTTGTACAGAGCTGACGGATATGTGTCGGCTATGCTTGCACAGAAAATTACTAAGTTTTCGGAAGAAGATCTTGAACTTTTGTGGAAGGCCATTATCAATATGTTTGAACACGACAGAAGTGCCGCAAGAGGTAAAATGTGCGTAAGAAAACTTTATGTATTCAAGCATGATTCCTTACTCGGAAATGCTCCGGCGAATGTGTTGTTTGACAAAATTGTTATCAGCAAAAAAGACGGAGTGGAAGTTCCGAGAAGTTTCAATGACTATGAAATCACTGTTGATAAAAATATGCCTGAAGGAGTAGAACTTCAGGAAAAATCATGA
- the cas8c gene encoding type I-C CRISPR-associated protein Cas8c/Csd1, which yields MLIKALNEYYDILARNDKVCKDGFSRQNITHMIMLRKDGTVSDIINVEQESEPDSKGKTKLQPISVVLPERTQKPGIDGNIVEHRPLYIFGLNYDNKSGTYSTEDSTDKAKKSHKAFVDKNLEFTEGMTSDIVTAYRNFLQKWNPQDEIENELLVNLGKAYSTANFIFGLDGHPEIKLHDTDGEIAQKITELKKSVGPVQGNDICAVTGEKGEISVTHDKIKGVRNANATGALMVCVNNTAECSYGKEQAYNSSITQTTMKHYTEALNTLIADKNHRIYLDDMTVVFWAMSDDDSKETDLFASMLGFDDKIDADEMNGILLKSLNDVNQGKSPDFTELDIDKNVEFYIVGIAPNVSRLAQKFIYRDKFGNIFSHIARHQADMMIVNSKGNIPMWRIFRELKPPQSTNYTTPPPLMASVFGAIINGTRYPESLLENAVRRVKTDKSVNYVRAGIIKACINRKDRYSKNKEEIKMALDIENNNQAYLCGRLFAVLEKVQSDALPGLNRTIKDSYFASACANPSTVFPKLIKLSQYHIEKLEYKVKYKIVTGEIMDKLNGKFPKTLPLSEQGKFIIGYYQQMQDLYKPNDTKTKEI from the coding sequence ATGCTGATAAAGGCTTTGAATGAATATTATGATATTCTTGCGAGAAATGACAAGGTTTGCAAAGACGGTTTTTCAAGACAGAATATCACGCATATGATTATGCTGAGAAAAGACGGTACAGTAAGCGATATTATAAACGTGGAGCAGGAAAGTGAACCCGACAGTAAGGGTAAAACCAAACTTCAGCCTATATCGGTGGTTTTGCCGGAGAGAACACAGAAACCTGGTATAGACGGAAATATTGTCGAACACAGACCGTTATATATTTTCGGACTTAATTACGACAATAAGAGCGGTACATATTCAACTGAGGACAGTACGGATAAGGCGAAGAAATCGCATAAAGCGTTTGTGGACAAAAACCTTGAATTTACAGAGGGTATGACATCGGATATAGTTACGGCATACAGAAACTTTCTGCAAAAGTGGAATCCGCAGGACGAAATCGAAAATGAGTTGCTTGTAAATCTCGGCAAGGCATACTCGACGGCGAATTTTATTTTCGGTCTTGACGGACACCCTGAAATAAAATTGCACGATACTGACGGCGAAATTGCTCAAAAGATAACGGAACTGAAAAAATCAGTCGGACCGGTGCAGGGTAATGACATATGTGCCGTTACGGGAGAAAAAGGCGAAATATCGGTAACGCACGATAAAATCAAGGGTGTAAGAAATGCAAATGCAACAGGTGCGTTAATGGTTTGCGTAAATAATACGGCAGAGTGTTCATACGGCAAAGAACAGGCGTACAACAGTTCCATAACGCAAACTACTATGAAACACTACACAGAGGCATTAAACACTTTAATCGCAGACAAAAATCACAGAATATATCTTGATGATATGACAGTTGTATTTTGGGCGATGTCAGATGACGATTCAAAAGAAACGGATTTGTTTGCTTCAATGCTTGGCTTTGACGATAAGATTGATGCAGATGAAATGAACGGTATTTTGCTTAAATCGCTTAATGACGTAAATCAGGGCAAAAGTCCCGATTTTACAGAACTCGATATTGATAAAAATGTTGAGTTTTATATTGTGGGAATTGCTCCGAATGTTTCGCGTCTTGCACAAAAATTTATATACCGTGATAAATTCGGCAACATATTTTCACATATAGCAAGACACCAAGCAGATATGATGATTGTTAATTCAAAAGGAAATATACCGATGTGGCGAATATTCCGAGAATTAAAACCGCCTCAAAGCACAAATTACACCACACCGCCGCCGCTTATGGCTTCGGTGTTCGGTGCGATAATAAACGGTACACGTTATCCCGAGTCTTTGCTTGAAAATGCCGTAAGACGAGTGAAAACGGATAAATCGGTAAATTATGTTCGTGCAGGTATTATCAAGGCTTGCATAAACAGAAAAGATAGATATTCAAAAAATAAGGAGGAGATAAAAATGGCACTTGATATTGAAAATAATAATCAAGCGTATCTGTGCGGCAGACTTTTTGCCGTACTTGAAAAGGTTCAATCGGACGCATTACCTGGATTGAACAGAACAATTAAGGATTCATATTTTGCGTCAGCTTGTGCAAATCCGTCAACGGTATTTCCGAAACTTATAAAGCTTTCGCAATACCACATTGAAAAACTTGAATATAAAGTTAAATATAAGATAGTTACGGGTGAAATTATGGACAAGCTAAACGGCAAATTTCCAAAGACATTACCGCTTAGCGAGCAAGGTAAGTTTATTATAGGCTATTATCAGCAAATGCAAGATTTATATAAACCAAATGACACAAAAACTAAGGAAATATGA